A genomic stretch from Arachis stenosperma cultivar V10309 chromosome 3, arast.V10309.gnm1.PFL2, whole genome shotgun sequence includes:
- the LOC130966923 gene encoding uncharacterized protein LOC130966923, with the protein MIHCPCSKCGFRLLQTREDAYDHLIIKPFPSTYTFWVHHGERRVAESTIENREVEPDRNLKDPMLDMVQEAFNFPGFHGDEHDSVNEHAGGDREELPYLSNESSREVRNLHDLLEDGAQELYPGCSRFSKLSFLVRLYHIKSLCGVSDKAFGMILELLADAFELAKIPSNIHDAKRIIRKLGIAYKKIDACPNDCMLYQGSDEDLSKCKVVKKNGKPQAAKTLRYFPLIPRLQRLYMSGKTAADMLWHKSGHSSDGIYRHPRDGDAWKAFDRTYSDFSSDPRSVRLALASDGFNPYGNMSSKYSIWPVILIPYNLPPWICMKPSSFILSMIIPGPKMPGNDIDVYLQPLIDELKLLWVGVETYDAYTKKTFMMYAALMWTISDFPSLGNLSGWNTYGGRACPVCNLDAETHRLTHSQKWCFMGHRRFLNPTHRYRKDRDRFDGKIEDRGPPVKLSGGDIARQIQDVHVQLGKVQSVTGKRTRGQ; encoded by the exons ATGATACATTGTCCATGTTCGAAATGTGGGTTCCGCCTTCTCCAAACTAGGGAGGATGCGTATGATCATTTGATAATAAAACCTTTCCCCTCTACTTATACATTTTGGGTACATCACGGGGAGAGACGCGTGGCAGAGAGCACTATTGAAAATCGAGAAGTAGAACCAGATAGAAACCTCAAAGACCCAATGCTTGACATGGTTCAGGAGGCGTTCAACTTCCCTGGATTTCATGGCGACGAACACGATTCAGTGAATGAACACGCTGGAGGGGATAGGGAGGAGTTGCCATACTTATCAAATGAAAGTAGTCGCGAGGTCCGCAACTTGCATGACTTGCTCGAAGATGGAGCACAGGAGCTATACCCGGGATGTTCAAGGTTCTCCAAGCTGTCTTTCTTGGTAAGGCTATATCATATAAAATCCCTGTGCGGAGTGAGCGACAAGGCCTTTGGAATGATACTGGAGTTGCTGGCGGATGCCTTTGAGCTTGCAAAGATTCCGAGCAATATTCACGATGCCAAGAGGATCATAAGAAAGCTCGGTATCGCATACAAAAAGATAGATGCATGTCCAAATGACTGCATGCTATACCAGGGCAGCGACGAAGACTTGTCTAAATGCAA GGTTGTTAAGAAGAACGGAAAACCGCAAGCGGCGAAAACTCTTCGCTACTTCCCCCTTATTCCACGATTGCAGCGGCTCTACATGTCTGGTAAGACAGCCGCTGACATGTTGTGGCATAAGAGTGGGCATAGCTCTGACGGTATTTATCGGCATCCTCGGGATGGCGACGCATGGAAGGCATTTGACAGAACTTATTCTGACTTCTCCAGCGATCCGCGCAGTGTTCGGCTAGCCTTGGCTAGCGATGGCTTTAACCCTTACGGAAACATGAGCTCGAAGTACTCAATTTGGCCGGTGATTCTTATTCCGTACAATCTGCCCCCTTGGATTTGCATGAAACCCTCCTCTTTTATCCTCTCCATGATTATTCCTGGGCCTAAAATGCCTGGAAATGATATAGATGTCTACTTACAGCCCTTGATCGATGAGTTGAAGCTGTTGTGGGTTGGTGTTGAAACGTACGATGCTTACACGAAAAAAACTTTTATGATGTATGCTGCGTTAATGTGGACAATCAGTGACTTTCCTAGTTTAGGCAACTTGTCCGGGTGGAACACGTACGGTGGGAGAGCTTGCCCTGTATGCAATTTGGATGCTGAGACTCACCGGCTCACACACAGTCAGAAATGGTGTTTCATGGGCCATCGTCGCTTTCTGAATCCTACCCACAGATATAGAAAGGACCGGGATAGATTTGATGGAAAGATAGAGGATAGAGGTCCACCTGTCAAACTGTCTGGTGGAGACATTGCAAGACAAATACAGGATGTACATGTCCAACTTGGCAAAGTGCAATCGGTTACTGGGAAAAGGACACGCGGACAGTAA
- the LOC130970415 gene encoding gamma-glutamyl peptidase 5-like: MEGDEEKRYAVLMCAEDSEYVRKKHGGYFGVFVRMLAEAGETWDVYRVAMGEFPDEHELPLYHGFVITGSCNDAYANDTWIHDLINLLHKLNSMNKKILGICFGHQILGRALGGKVSRSPTGWDIGVRTITLSSSSPLALSSLDIPLKLSIIECHRDEVRELPAKAEVIAWSEKTGIEMFRYGDHIMGIQGHPEYSKDILLHLIDRLLNKDYIMDDLAVEVREKIALWEPDKEAWKKVCVSFLKGRL; encoded by the exons atggagGGAGATGAGGAGAAGAGGTACGCGGTGTTGATGTGCGCAGAGGATTCGGAGTACGTGAGGAAGAAGCACGGAGGGTATTTTGGGGTTTTCGTAAGAATGCTGGCGGAGGCAGGGGAGACATGGGACGTTTACAGGGTGGCCATGGGTGAATTTCCAGACGAGCATGAGTTGCCTCTCTACCATGGCTTCGTTATCACTGGCAGCTGTAACGATGCCTATGCTAATGACACGTGGATCCATGACCTCATCAATTTGCTCCACAAACTCAACTCCATGAACAAGAAGATCCTCGGCATTTGCTTCGGCCACCAG ATACTTGGGCGTGCATTGGGAGGGAAGGTGAGTCGTTCTCCGACTGGTTGGGACATCGGTGTCAGAACCATAACCTTGTCTTCATCTTCACCATTGGCACTCTCATCTCTCGACATTCCATTAAAGCTTTCTATTATTGAGTGCCACAGGGACGAG gtAAGAGAGCTGCCAGCTAAGGCAGAGGTGATTGCTTGGTCAGAGAAAACTGGAATTGAAATGTTTAGGTATGGAGATCATATTATGGGAATCCAAGGTCACCCTGAATACTCTAAAGACATTCTTTTGCACCTTATTGATCGCCTTCTTAACAAAGATTACATTATG GATGATTTGGCTGTAGAAGTAAGGGAGAAAATTGCACTTTGGGAGCCAGACAAAGAAGCATGGAAGAAGGTCTGCGTTAGTTTTCTCAAGGGTCGGTTGTGA
- the LOC130966925 gene encoding uncharacterized protein LOC130966925 has translation MASEESFVVLVHHRGSIKRKTRSGVKFTDKDPLCIIVRPTTRYEDLEIVKYDCFTIGSDEDLQVMFHCRRQFPELGGSNRNTTTLVTVAGSSSRPAIASSSVPAYESPVQPVASPSFAVDLNGSVGDEVGEGKYLRTSLRCAAPAGVGDGFLDDPKDDDVEPDMIADDNGDDVGASEPVGAGGGSSSGTQQYPPHFFSLDLDAMRQEGVPGQPTGFGARDAEESAGLTEFQVGQQFPDKEEALLSVKTYSIRRGVQYKVVESDYCRYIGKCSEFGNGCT, from the exons atggctagtgaggagagtttCGTAGTGTTGGTTCACCACAGAGGATCCATTAAGAGGAAAACTCGTTCTGGTGTGAAGTTCACTGATAAGGATCCTCTCTGTATTATCGTCAGGCCTACGACGAGGTATGAGGACCTT GAAATCGTAAAGTACGATTGTTTCACGATCGGGAGTGATGAGGACTTGCAGGTCATGTTTCATTGTCGCCGGCAATTTCCAGAG CTCGGGGGTTCGAACCGGAATACCACCACTTTAGTCACGGTAGCCGGTTCTAGCTCCAGACCTGCCATTGCATCTTCCTCCGTCCCTGCGTACGAGTCACCCGTCCAACCTGTCGCCTCCCCTTCATTCGCTGTTGATCTCAACGGCAGTGTAGGCGACGAGGTCGGAGAAGGGAAATATCTGCGGACCTCTTTACGGTGTGCTGCACCGGCTGGGGTTGGAGATGGATTCTTGGATGATCCAAAGGACGATGATGTCGAGCCGGATATGATTGCTGATGACAATGGCGATGATGTTGGAGCAAGTGAGCCTGTTGGGGCGGGCGGTGGTTCTAGCTCTGGCACGCAGCAGTACCCTCCACATTTTTTCTCTTTGGACTTGGATGCCATGAGGCAGGAGGGGGTTCCTGGGCAGCCGACTGGATTTGGCGCTAGAGATGCTGAAGAGTCTGCAGGTCTGACAGAGTTTCAGGTTGGTCAGCAATTTCCGGATAAAGAAGAGGCCCTGTTAAGTGTCAAGACTTACAGCATCCGTCGAGGGGTACAGTACAAGGTCGTGGAGTCTGACTATTGCCGGTATATAGGCAAGTGTTCTGAGTTCGGAAATGGGTGCACATGA